The proteins below are encoded in one region of Vicia villosa cultivar HV-30 ecotype Madison, WI unplaced genomic scaffold, Vvil1.0 ctg.004207F_1_1, whole genome shotgun sequence:
- the LOC131641881 gene encoding protein MAIN-LIKE 2-like, giving the protein MAQQLLTMGETHRGTRANLATFAVDRFRTRSHAYVEPDERIIPNLQACGFGHIIKVNNNTIDRKFILALQERWRPETHTFHLPIGECTITLEDVYMLLGLPIDGKAVNGSVQHANSMCERVLGRDLVVPTQGSRGQGISLISLRDYYDELVLMDNFTEEHVWLMTKVYIMLMFGKLLFPESTGNTVNFFYLSKFDSISKIRKYSWGSAVLAMLYQSLCKNAVAEKCTFYGCAFLLQVWGWWRMPTLSPVGRNNYTFPYATRFCGPKLDYSKNPRGSVVLYRDLIDHLRAEDVLSLNFYMII; this is encoded by the exons atggctcaacaacttcttaccatgggtgaaacacacagaggaactaGAGCGAATTTGGCGACCTTT GCTGTTGACCGATTCCGTACACGTTCTCACGCTTACGTTGAACCCGACGAGAGGATTATTCCGAATCTCCAAGCATGTGGCTTCGGACATATCATAAAAGTTAACAACAACACCATAGACAGAAAATTCATCCTTGCCTTACAAGAGCGATGGAGGCCTGAAACCCACACGTTTCATCTTCCAATAGGTGAGTGTACTATTACTCTAGAGGATGTTTATATGTTACTTGGTCTGCCCATTGATGGCAAGGCTGTTAATGGATCTGTTCAACATGCTAATTCAATGTGTGAGAGAGTGTTGGGAAGAGATCTAGTTGTGCCTACTCAAGGTTCAAGAGGCCAGGGTATCAGTCTGATCTCCCTTAGAGATTACTATGATGAACTCGTCTTGATGGACAACTTTACTGAGGAGCATGTTTGGTTAATGACTAAGGTTTATATAATGTTGATGTTTGGTAAACTTTTATTCCCGGAGTCGACAGGTAACACTGTCAACTTTTTCTATTTAAGTAAATTTGACAGTATTAGCAAGATTAggaaatatagttgggggtccgccgttttggcgatgttataccagtctctttgtaagaacgcggttgccgagaagtgcaccttctatggatgtgcgttcctcctacaagtatggggttggtggagaaTGCCGACGCTGTCCCCGGTAGGCAGGAACAACTACACGTTCCCTTATGCAACAAG GTTCTGTGGTCCTAAATTGGATTACAGTAAGAATCCGAGGGGGAGTGTTGTTTTATATCGGGACCTAATTGATCACCTCCGAGCTGAAGATGTATTATCCCTAAACTTTTATATGATCATATAG